A window of the Schlesneria paludicola DSM 18645 genome harbors these coding sequences:
- a CDS encoding [protein-PII] uridylyltransferase family protein, which translates to MNEELPSLLVPESNPDNASSERPARPIFRDADEAQARLAALEGPTNAQECLSRFLQAIAEMSPPDELLVDFQRYVQRSDDRAELYQFLIDNPRAIEMLVKLFAGSRYLTETLLRDPAALRKLIQNRWLADLKTRDEFISAALAVAASEAMFDAKLDAVRRYQRSELLRIGVCDAFGLVDFRAATVQLSLLADGMIETCLQLVAAELGVNPAGFAVIAMGKLGGEELNYSSDIDLVFLTQSIEPHFRASAPTATLNPPGGPGHAPVSPTMSDMETVTLAQRLIKALQDATGEGFLYRVDMRLRPWGRAGELVVRVPAYLDYLRKQAELWEKQALVKARVVAGEHAVGRRLLLEAAPMIFGHPAETVRASVRSAKSKIEAQLERRGRSFGEVKSGSGSIRDIEFVIQSLQLIHGQRLPQIRSANTLTALVRLADFDLIHADEYRCLSEGYVFLRTIEHSLQLLHNRQEHSLPTDPAEITSLARRLDFHDGEHLISHYRQHCLAIRSVYEKYVTKTYDAAADNALPAANELDASSHGASAARTTAASVDPIASYENVFSEDERREHLQRLATLNDEQPVRVDATSQPGGTWRVQVIGIDQPGELSLICGLLFVYGFDIVEGFASTGQNFGKGSKHKIAFRDFVDVFTVRSSIEAVMGEVWHRYESDLIDLVQLARSGRGDEAQGRLASRVAEALEDSPDLATKPSPLEVSFDNHSHDRFTVLRIHGEDTIGFLYELTNALALCGIAIEQVLISSEGDRAADILYVTDAQRQCKILDEARRQELQAAVVLIKHFTHLLPGSPNPEAALLHFRAFVSQLFQQPDWTEQLSSLDRPEVLSALAQLLGVSDFLWEDFLRLQYANLFPVLSDIQGIETAKSKTLLWRDLAIKLSATDDPDERRRDLNDFKDREMFRIDLRHILGRCGDFDQFAEELTDVAEVIVATSLQLNESEFHDRYGVPKRSDGDRASLVVCALGKCGGRELGFASDIELLFVYDEEGMTDGRESIANASFFQRLVEGCVHSIRARQEGIFRIDTRLRPYGRSGPLAVSFDAFKRYFDPNGAAWPYERQALIKLRPITGDPALGEKLIALRDQFLYEGPPFDFASMRAMRERQIRQLVSAGEFNAKLSPGGLVDIEYLVQALQITHGSRHESLRVTNTCIAMDEMRRVGVLSELDHRALRDAYGFFRKLIDALRMVRGDARDLTVSANIGDDFQFLARRLGYGSATQKLKRDLALHSETVNDMVRRLSANGV; encoded by the coding sequence ATGAACGAAGAACTCCCCTCGTTACTTGTTCCTGAATCAAACCCGGACAACGCATCGAGCGAACGTCCCGCGCGTCCGATATTTCGTGACGCCGATGAGGCCCAGGCCCGACTGGCTGCGCTCGAAGGCCCGACGAACGCCCAGGAATGTTTGTCCCGATTCCTGCAAGCGATCGCAGAAATGTCGCCACCCGACGAATTGCTCGTCGATTTTCAGCGATACGTCCAAAGATCGGACGACCGGGCCGAGCTGTACCAGTTTCTGATCGACAATCCCCGCGCGATCGAAATGCTGGTGAAATTGTTTGCTGGCAGTCGCTACCTGACGGAAACATTACTCCGCGATCCCGCCGCCCTGCGGAAATTAATTCAAAACCGCTGGTTGGCCGACCTCAAGACGCGTGACGAGTTCATCTCCGCGGCGCTCGCCGTGGCCGCCTCCGAAGCAATGTTCGATGCGAAGCTCGATGCCGTGCGGCGATATCAACGATCGGAACTGCTTCGGATAGGCGTATGTGACGCGTTCGGACTGGTCGATTTTCGAGCCGCAACGGTGCAGCTCAGCCTGCTCGCGGACGGGATGATCGAAACGTGCCTTCAATTGGTCGCCGCCGAACTGGGTGTCAATCCCGCGGGTTTTGCCGTCATTGCGATGGGAAAACTGGGAGGGGAAGAGCTCAATTACAGTTCAGACATTGACCTGGTTTTTCTCACACAAAGCATCGAACCACATTTCAGGGCGTCGGCCCCCACAGCCACTTTGAATCCGCCCGGCGGCCCGGGCCATGCGCCCGTTTCCCCGACGATGAGCGACATGGAGACGGTCACGCTCGCCCAGCGACTGATCAAGGCCCTGCAAGATGCCACGGGCGAGGGATTCCTGTATCGCGTCGATATGCGTTTGCGACCCTGGGGCCGCGCTGGCGAATTGGTCGTCCGCGTCCCCGCGTACCTTGACTATCTCAGAAAACAAGCGGAACTTTGGGAGAAGCAAGCCCTGGTCAAAGCGCGTGTCGTCGCGGGCGAACATGCCGTCGGGCGCAGACTGCTCCTCGAAGCGGCCCCGATGATCTTCGGTCATCCGGCAGAAACAGTACGAGCCAGCGTGCGATCCGCCAAGTCAAAGATCGAAGCACAACTGGAACGTCGCGGCCGCTCATTCGGCGAAGTGAAATCGGGAAGTGGATCGATTCGTGATATTGAATTCGTCATCCAGTCTCTGCAATTGATCCATGGACAACGCCTGCCACAAATTCGATCCGCCAACACTTTGACAGCACTCGTTCGCCTGGCGGATTTTGACCTGATCCATGCGGATGAATACCGCTGTTTGTCCGAAGGATACGTCTTCCTGAGAACGATCGAGCACTCGCTGCAGCTCCTTCACAACCGCCAGGAACATTCACTGCCAACCGATCCTGCAGAAATCACTTCGCTGGCGCGCCGTCTTGATTTTCACGACGGCGAACACCTGATTTCGCACTATCGCCAGCATTGCCTGGCGATTCGTTCGGTCTACGAAAAGTATGTCACGAAAACGTACGATGCGGCTGCTGACAACGCATTGCCTGCTGCGAATGAACTGGACGCGTCCAGTCACGGTGCGTCCGCAGCCCGCACGACAGCGGCCAGCGTCGATCCCATTGCGTCGTATGAAAATGTGTTCTCGGAGGACGAGCGACGCGAGCATCTGCAACGACTGGCAACGCTGAATGACGAGCAGCCAGTCCGAGTCGACGCCACATCGCAGCCCGGTGGCACCTGGCGAGTTCAGGTCATTGGCATTGATCAGCCTGGTGAACTGTCCCTGATCTGCGGACTACTCTTCGTCTATGGCTTCGACATCGTTGAAGGGTTCGCCTCAACCGGACAAAACTTTGGCAAAGGATCGAAGCACAAAATCGCCTTTCGCGACTTCGTCGATGTCTTCACTGTGCGTTCGTCGATCGAAGCGGTGATGGGTGAAGTCTGGCACCGGTACGAATCGGACCTGATCGACCTGGTGCAGTTGGCTCGTTCAGGACGCGGCGACGAAGCTCAGGGGCGACTCGCCTCGCGCGTGGCCGAAGCCCTGGAAGATTCGCCCGACCTCGCCACCAAACCCTCGCCGCTGGAAGTGAGCTTCGACAATCATTCTCACGATCGATTCACCGTCCTTCGGATTCATGGCGAAGACACGATCGGCTTCTTGTACGAACTGACAAACGCATTGGCACTTTGTGGAATCGCCATCGAACAGGTGCTGATCAGTTCTGAGGGAGACCGCGCCGCCGATATTCTGTATGTCACCGATGCCCAGCGGCAGTGCAAGATTCTGGACGAGGCACGCCGTCAGGAACTCCAGGCGGCCGTCGTCCTGATCAAACATTTCACGCACCTGCTGCCGGGGTCACCCAATCCCGAAGCCGCGTTGCTGCACTTTCGAGCCTTCGTCAGCCAACTCTTCCAGCAGCCTGACTGGACAGAACAGCTTTCGTCGCTGGATCGGCCCGAGGTGCTCTCGGCATTGGCCCAACTCCTGGGGGTCAGCGATTTTCTGTGGGAAGATTTCTTGCGGCTGCAGTACGCCAATTTGTTCCCCGTTCTCAGTGACATTCAAGGTATCGAAACCGCAAAATCGAAGACGCTGTTGTGGCGCGATCTCGCGATCAAACTCTCGGCGACGGATGATCCCGACGAGCGACGACGCGATCTCAATGACTTCAAAGATCGCGAAATGTTCCGCATCGATCTTCGGCACATTCTCGGACGCTGCGGAGACTTTGATCAGTTTGCGGAAGAATTGACCGATGTCGCCGAAGTGATCGTCGCCACCAGTCTGCAACTGAATGAATCCGAGTTCCACGATCGCTATGGCGTCCCGAAAAGGTCCGACGGCGATCGAGCGTCCCTGGTGGTTTGTGCACTCGGCAAATGCGGCGGACGCGAGTTGGGATTCGCCTCGGATATCGAACTCCTGTTCGTCTATGATGAAGAAGGAATGACCGATGGGCGGGAATCGATTGCCAACGCATCTTTCTTTCAACGACTGGTCGAAGGGTGCGTGCATTCGATTCGGGCAAGGCAAGAGGGGATTTTTCGCATCGATACGCGGCTGCGTCCTTATGGTCGCTCGGGGCCCTTGGCAGTCTCATTTGACGCCTTCAAGCGGTACTTCGACCCGAATGGAGCGGCCTGGCCGTACGAACGGCAGGCCCTCATCAAACTCAGGCCCATCACGGGCGATCCGGCGCTCGGCGAGAAATTGATCGCTCTGCGTGACCAGTTTCTGTACGAAGGGCCCCCTTTCGACTTCGCATCAATGCGGGCGATGCGTGAACGACAAATCCGACAACTCGTGTCGGCCGGCGAATTCAATGCAAAGCTCAGCCCAGGGGGGTTGGTTGATATCGAGTACCTCGTTCAGGCGTTGCAGATTACACATGGATCACGGCACGAAAGTTTGCGCGTCACCAACACCTGCATCGCGATGGACGAAATGCGCCGCGTCGGGGTTCTCTCGGAACTGGATCATCGGGCCTTGCGGGATGCATACGGCTTCTTCCGGAAACTGATCGACGCCCTGCGAATGGTTCGAGGTGATGCCCGCGACCTGACCGTGTCCGCCAATATCGGCGACGACTTCCAGTTTCTCGCCCGCCGCCTGGGCTACGGGTCCGCCACGCAAAAGCTAAAACGCGACCTCGCCCTGCACTCAGAAACCGTCAACGACATGGTCAGACGTCTGTCCGCGAATGGAGTCTAA
- a CDS encoding outer membrane protein assembly factor BamB family protein: MPHSHFSLSIANLVLVGCVLCHSAAFGEESRLLGGSAVRFVRSTDWPWWRGPLRNGEAAADQKVPLHWSETDNVVWKSPIPGRGHSSPTIVGDQIFLLTAEDDRDIQSVLCYQRSSGKKLWQSDVHQGGFDLKGAKSNAKSTLANSTVACDGDRIFANFLFEGAVYTTALDLNGKKLWQTKITDYVLHQGFASSPAVYENLVIVSADNKGTGLIAALERTSGKIVWKQERPKLPNYTSPIILSVAGREQLIFSGCKLVTSFEPLTGKKLWEIEGSTEECVTSTVTDGQLIYTSGGYPKNHLAAVLADGSGKIVWENGSRVYVPSLLLKDGYLYAMLDAGVAVCWKCDTGQEMWKERVGGTFTASPVLVSDLIFAMDESGKTTIFKASPEGFSLVAENQLAEEAFATPTICGGQIFVRTASTTDGKRQEWLYCLGEKK, translated from the coding sequence ATGCCGCATTCTCATTTTTCTCTCTCGATTGCGAATCTCGTTCTTGTCGGATGTGTTCTCTGTCACTCGGCCGCATTCGGAGAAGAATCACGTCTGCTGGGTGGCTCAGCCGTTCGATTCGTTCGCTCGACGGATTGGCCCTGGTGGCGGGGACCGTTACGAAATGGTGAAGCGGCGGCCGATCAGAAAGTACCACTGCATTGGAGTGAGACGGACAACGTCGTGTGGAAAAGCCCCATTCCGGGGCGTGGCCACAGTTCACCAACCATTGTCGGAGATCAGATTTTCCTTCTGACTGCCGAAGACGACCGTGATATTCAGTCGGTGCTCTGTTATCAGCGGTCGTCTGGAAAGAAGCTCTGGCAGTCCGATGTTCACCAGGGGGGATTCGACCTAAAAGGGGCCAAGAGCAACGCGAAAAGCACTCTGGCGAATTCGACGGTCGCCTGCGATGGCGACCGGATCTTTGCGAACTTTCTGTTCGAGGGTGCGGTCTACACGACAGCACTCGACCTGAACGGTAAGAAACTGTGGCAAACTAAGATCACGGATTATGTCCTCCATCAGGGCTTCGCGTCGTCTCCTGCCGTCTATGAGAACCTGGTGATTGTCTCGGCGGACAACAAGGGAACAGGTCTGATCGCGGCATTGGAACGGACAAGCGGGAAAATTGTCTGGAAGCAAGAGCGTCCAAAACTGCCCAACTATACTTCGCCGATCATTCTCAGCGTCGCGGGCCGCGAACAGTTGATTTTCAGCGGCTGTAAGCTGGTCACCAGCTTCGAGCCACTGACGGGGAAGAAGCTGTGGGAGATCGAGGGTTCGACGGAAGAATGCGTGACGTCAACCGTAACGGACGGCCAATTGATCTATACCAGTGGCGGATATCCCAAGAATCACCTGGCGGCGGTGCTTGCCGACGGGTCTGGAAAAATCGTCTGGGAAAATGGCAGTCGCGTCTATGTGCCCTCCCTGTTGCTCAAGGACGGATATTTGTATGCGATGTTGGATGCCGGTGTGGCCGTCTGTTGGAAGTGCGATACCGGCCAGGAGATGTGGAAGGAACGCGTGGGGGGCACGTTTACGGCCTCGCCCGTTCTGGTCAGTGATTTGATTTTTGCGATGGACGAATCCGGAAAGACGACCATCTTCAAAGCGTCTCCCGAAGGATTCTCTCTCGTTGCCGAAAATCAGCTTGCCGAAGAGGCGTTTGCGACACCGACAATCTGCGGCGGACAAATCTTCGTGCGAACAGCTTCAACGACGGACGGAAAACGTCAGGAGTGGCTGTACTGTCTGGGTGAGAAGAAATAA